One Sphingomonas sp. SUN039 genomic window carries:
- a CDS encoding phytoene desaturase yields MKRAVVIGAGFGGLALAIRLQSAGIETTIVEKRDKPGGRGYHWVKDGFTFDAGPTVITDPDCLEQLWALSGRKLSDDVTLMPVMPFYRLNWPDGTNFDYSNDEPALNAEIAKLNPDDVAGYAKFLEYSAMVYREGYLKLGTVAFLDFKSMLTSAPALMKAQAWRSVYSMVSTFVKNEKLREALSFHTLLVGGNPMKTSAIYALIHKLEKDGGVWFAKGGTNALIAGMVTHFERLGGVLRLNDAVAEIETQGDKVTGVRTESGWRTDTDAVGSNADIVHSYRDLMPSNARAQRATKALTRKKYSPSLFVVHFGIKGTWPGIPHHNILFGPRYHGLLKDIYDHGVLSEDFSLYLHHPTVTDPSMAPEGCSTFYALAPVPHMGKFPGDWDGHVGERFKESILDEIEKRLIPDIRSRIMTEFYYAPTDFGRDLNAHMGSAFSLEPLLTQSAFFRVHNRDDAIPNLYFVGAGTHPGAGIPGVVGSAKATAALMLEDLR; encoded by the coding sequence TTGAAGCGCGCGGTAGTGATCGGGGCCGGTTTTGGCGGCCTCGCACTGGCAATCCGGCTGCAATCGGCCGGCATCGAAACCACCATAGTGGAAAAGCGCGATAAACCGGGCGGGCGCGGCTATCACTGGGTGAAAGACGGCTTCACCTTCGACGCGGGGCCGACGGTGATCACCGATCCCGATTGTCTCGAACAACTCTGGGCGCTGTCGGGGCGAAAGCTCAGCGACGACGTCACCCTGATGCCGGTGATGCCATTCTACCGGCTCAACTGGCCCGATGGCACGAATTTCGATTATTCGAACGACGAACCGGCGCTGAATGCCGAGATCGCCAAGCTGAACCCCGACGACGTCGCGGGCTATGCCAAGTTCCTCGAATATTCCGCAATGGTCTATCGCGAGGGCTATCTGAAGCTCGGCACCGTTGCCTTCCTCGATTTCAAATCGATGCTGACGTCGGCGCCCGCGCTGATGAAGGCACAGGCGTGGCGCAGCGTTTATTCGATGGTTTCGACGTTCGTGAAGAACGAGAAACTGCGCGAGGCACTCAGCTTCCACACCCTGCTCGTCGGCGGCAACCCGATGAAAACCAGCGCGATTTACGCGCTGATCCACAAGCTGGAAAAGGACGGCGGTGTCTGGTTCGCCAAGGGCGGCACCAACGCCCTGATCGCGGGGATGGTGACGCACTTCGAACGGCTGGGTGGCGTGCTGCGCCTTAACGATGCGGTCGCCGAGATCGAGACGCAGGGCGACAAGGTCACCGGCGTTCGCACCGAAAGCGGCTGGCGCACCGATACCGATGCGGTCGGGTCGAACGCCGACATCGTCCACAGCTACCGCGATCTGATGCCGTCGAACGCCCGCGCCCAGCGCGCGACCAAGGCGCTCACCCGCAAGAAATACTCGCCCTCGCTGTTCGTCGTGCATTTCGGGATCAAGGGCACTTGGCCGGGCATCCCGCACCACAATATCCTGTTCGGCCCGCGCTATCACGGGCTGCTCAAGGACATCTACGACCACGGCGTGCTAAGCGAAGATTTCAGCCTATACCTCCACCATCCGACCGTCACCGACCCGTCGATGGCGCCCGAGGGGTGCTCGACCTTCTACGCGCTCGCCCCCGTGCCGCACATGGGCAAATTCCCCGGCGACTGGGACGGCCATGTCGGCGAACGGTTCAAGGAAAGCATCCTCGACGAGATCGAAAAGCGGCTGATCCCCGACATCCGCAGCCGGATCATGACCGAGTTCTACTATGCCCCGACCGATTTCGGCCGCGACCTGAACGCGCATATGGGCAGCGCGTTCAGCCTCGAACCATTGCTGACCCAGTCGGCTTTCTTCCGCGTGCACAACCGCGACGACGCGATTCCGAACCTGTATTTCGTCGGCGCGGGCACGCATCCGGGGGCGGGGATTCCGGGTGTCGTGGGAAGTGCGAAGGCGACGGCGGCGTTGATGCTGGAGGATCTGAGGTGA
- a CDS encoding TIGR00730 family Rossman fold protein, with product MKRLAVYCGSATPADPVYIEAARAVGHALATRGIGVVYGGGRLGLMGAVADAALAAGGEVIGIIPQALVDAEVAHRGCTELRVVSGMHERKALFTDLSDGFVTLPGGVGTMDELWEAISWAQLGYHEKPVGVLNVGGFYDGLIAFNAHMIEVGFIRPQHAGIMIADRDLDALLDRMAAYEPHDTIFKMTAAQL from the coding sequence GTGAAGCGCCTCGCCGTCTATTGCGGCTCGGCCACCCCCGCCGACCCGGTCTATATCGAGGCCGCGCGCGCCGTCGGCCATGCACTGGCGACGCGCGGGATTGGCGTTGTGTACGGCGGCGGGCGGCTCGGGCTGATGGGCGCGGTCGCCGATGCGGCGCTGGCGGCAGGCGGTGAAGTGATCGGCATCATTCCGCAGGCGCTGGTCGATGCCGAAGTCGCGCATCGCGGCTGCACTGAGCTGCGCGTCGTGTCGGGGATGCACGAGCGCAAGGCGCTGTTCACCGATCTGTCCGACGGCTTCGTCACGCTCCCCGGCGGGGTCGGGACGATGGACGAATTGTGGGAAGCGATCAGCTGGGCGCAATTGGGCTATCACGAAAAACCTGTGGGCGTGCTCAATGTGGGCGGCTTTTACGACGGGCTGATCGCGTTCAACGCGCATATGATCGAGGTGGGTTTTATCCGGCCGCAACATGCCGGAATCATGATTGCGGACCGCGATCTGGACGCGCTGCTCGACCGGATGGCGGCGTATGAGCCGCACGACACGATCTTCAAGATGACGGCGGCGCAGCTCTAA
- a CDS encoding inositol monophosphatase family protein: MSNELLDAISAATREAGQVAMARWRGEFAHWDKVPGEVVSELDIELDALLIERLGGIDPEAGWLSEETADSAERLLVPRVWVVDPIDGTRDFVRGRRGWAVSVALVEGGRVIAGVLDAPARGEHWAAALGEGATLNGAPIRASDRATLSGARVPADILPKGDLDLVMVDKPNSIALRMAMVARGDADLLAAMRWGHEWDIAAAALIAEEAGATVTDALGRKLRFNSTKGEMFGVLACAPGIHAAAVERLASRAAHAVVR; encoded by the coding sequence GTGAGTAACGAGCTCCTTGACGCCATATCGGCCGCAACCCGCGAAGCGGGGCAGGTCGCGATGGCGCGATGGCGCGGCGAATTCGCGCATTGGGACAAGGTGCCGGGCGAAGTCGTCTCCGAGCTCGACATCGAGCTCGACGCGCTGCTGATCGAACGGCTGGGTGGCATCGACCCCGAGGCAGGCTGGCTGTCGGAGGAAACCGCCGACAGCGCCGAACGCCTGCTCGTCCCGCGCGTCTGGGTGGTCGACCCCATCGACGGCACCCGCGATTTCGTGCGCGGGCGGCGCGGCTGGGCGGTGTCGGTCGCGCTGGTCGAGGGCGGTCGCGTCATCGCAGGCGTTCTCGATGCACCCGCGCGCGGCGAGCATTGGGCAGCGGCACTGGGCGAAGGCGCGACGCTCAACGGTGCACCGATCCGTGCCAGCGACCGCGCCACGCTTTCCGGGGCGCGCGTGCCCGCCGACATATTGCCCAAGGGCGACCTCGATCTCGTCATGGTCGACAAGCCCAATTCGATTGCGCTCCGCATGGCAATGGTGGCGCGCGGCGACGCCGACCTGCTCGCCGCGATGCGCTGGGGCCATGAATGGGACATCGCCGCCGCCGCCCTGATCGCCGAGGAAGCAGGCGCGACGGTGACCGATGCGCTGGGCCGCAAGCTGCGGTTCAACTCGACCAAGGGCGAAATGTTCGGGGTGCTGGCGTGCGCGCCGGGGATCCACGCCGCCGCTGTCGAACGGCTGGCGAGCCGTGCGGCGCACGCCGTCGTCAGATAG
- a CDS encoding 16S rRNA (uracil(1498)-N(3))-methyltransferase: MPATPAWPLQSAVRLFVETPLSQGAVLTIGGPQAHYLLNVMRMKVGTVLKLFDDATGEWAAEVVATAKRDITLAVTTLLRPREPVPDLWLGAAPIRRARFDFLAEKACELGVARLTPVLTRRAVVDKVKPERLRLQMIEAAEQCGRTALPLLDPETGLADWLSRLDDRTLFFADETGGAAAAGSFAAHPGAAAILVGPEGGFDETERALVRAHPHAVAISLGPRILRAETAGIAAIAAWMAVAGDWPAI, encoded by the coding sequence ATGCCCGCAACCCCCGCCTGGCCACTGCAAAGCGCCGTCCGCCTCTTCGTCGAAACGCCGCTGTCGCAGGGTGCGGTGCTGACCATCGGCGGTCCGCAGGCGCATTATTTGCTGAACGTCATGCGGATGAAGGTCGGCACGGTCCTCAAATTGTTCGACGACGCGACCGGCGAATGGGCCGCAGAGGTCGTCGCCACCGCCAAACGCGATATCACGCTGGCGGTCACCACGCTCCTCCGCCCGCGCGAGCCGGTGCCCGATTTGTGGCTGGGCGCGGCCCCCATCCGCCGCGCGCGGTTCGATTTTCTGGCAGAAAAGGCCTGCGAACTCGGCGTCGCGCGGCTCACACCGGTGCTCACCCGCCGCGCCGTCGTCGACAAGGTCAAGCCCGAACGCCTCCGCCTCCAGATGATCGAGGCCGCCGAACAATGCGGACGCACCGCGCTGCCCCTGCTCGATCCCGAGACCGGCCTGGCCGACTGGCTGTCGAGGCTCGACGACCGCACGCTGTTCTTCGCCGACGAGACCGGCGGCGCGGCCGCTGCCGGGAGCTTCGCCGCGCATCCTGGCGCTGCCGCGATTCTGGTCGGTCCGGAGGGCGGCTTCGACGAGACCGAACGCGCGCTGGTCCGCGCCCACCCTCACGCCGTCGCCATCTCGCTCGGCCCGCGCATCCTGCGCGCGGAGACGGCGGGGATTGCGGCGATTGCCGCGTGGATGGCGGTTGCCGGCGACTGGCCCGCTATTTGA
- a CDS encoding glutamate--cysteine ligase: MSTRTASAADDPVIESRADLLEVFAKGEKPRDRWRIGTEHEKFVYFTSDHRAPSYEEKGGIHALLIGLTRYGWEPVYEGDNIIALSGSDGSVSLEPAGQFELSGAPLENLHQTCAETGRHLTQVKEVGDMLGLGFLGLGLWPDKRRDELPIMPKGRYKIMLDHMPRVGSMGLDMMMRTCTIQTNLDYSSEADMVKKFRVSLALQPLATALFANSPFLEGKPNGFLSYRSHIWTDTDPHRTGMLPFVFDDGFGYERYADYMLNVPMYFVFRDGGYVDAAGLDFKDFLSGNLSVRPGEKPTKDDWNDHLSTAFPEVRLKSFLEMRGADGGPWNTICALPAFWVGILYDQTALDAAYDLVKDWSIAEQQQLRDDVPRLALDARAPGGRSLHDVAREVMKIADAGLKARARLNGVGDSEQSFLNPLHEIVASGKVPAQRLLDRYHGEWGGDLSRIYGEMSF; this comes from the coding sequence ATGAGCACGCGAACCGCCTCTGCCGCCGACGATCCCGTCATCGAATCGCGCGCCGACCTGCTTGAGGTTTTTGCCAAGGGCGAAAAGCCGCGCGACCGCTGGCGGATCGGTACCGAGCACGAGAAGTTCGTTTACTTCACCTCGGATCACCGCGCGCCGTCCTATGAGGAAAAGGGCGGCATCCACGCGCTGCTGATCGGCCTGACCCGCTATGGCTGGGAACCGGTGTACGAGGGCGACAACATCATCGCGCTGTCGGGCAGCGACGGCAGTGTCAGCCTCGAGCCTGCGGGCCAGTTCGAACTGTCGGGTGCGCCGCTCGAAAACCTCCACCAGACCTGCGCCGAAACCGGCCGTCACCTGACGCAAGTCAAGGAAGTCGGCGACATGCTCGGCCTCGGGTTCCTGGGGCTGGGCCTCTGGCCCGACAAACGCCGCGACGAACTGCCGATCATGCCCAAGGGGCGCTACAAGATCATGCTCGACCATATGCCGCGCGTCGGCAGCATGGGCCTCGACATGATGATGCGGACCTGCACCATCCAGACCAACCTCGACTATTCGAGCGAGGCCGACATGGTGAAGAAATTCCGCGTGTCGCTGGCGCTGCAACCGCTCGCGACCGCGCTGTTCGCCAATTCGCCGTTCCTCGAGGGCAAACCCAACGGGTTCCTCAGCTATCGCAGCCACATCTGGACCGACACCGACCCGCACCGCACCGGCATGCTGCCCTTCGTATTCGACGACGGGTTCGGGTACGAACGTTACGCCGATTATATGCTGAATGTGCCGATGTATTTCGTGTTTCGCGACGGCGGGTACGTCGATGCAGCGGGTCTCGACTTTAAGGATTTCCTGAGCGGGAACCTCAGTGTCCGCCCCGGCGAAAAGCCGACCAAGGACGACTGGAACGACCATCTCTCGACCGCTTTCCCCGAAGTACGGCTGAAGAGCTTCCTCGAAATGCGCGGTGCCGATGGCGGCCCGTGGAACACAATCTGTGCGCTTCCCGCCTTTTGGGTCGGCATCCTCTATGACCAGACCGCGCTCGATGCGGCGTATGATCTGGTCAAGGACTGGAGCATCGCCGAGCAACAGCAATTGCGCGACGACGTCCCGCGCCTCGCGCTCGATGCCCGCGCGCCGGGGGGACGGTCGCTGCACGATGTTGCGCGCGAGGTGATGAAAATCGCCGATGCGGGACTGAAGGCGCGCGCACGGCTCAACGGCGTCGGCGACAGCGAGCAGAGCTTCCTCAACCCGCTCCACGAAATCGTCGCGAGCGGCAAAGTGCCCGCGCAACGGTTGCTCGACAGATACCACGGCGAATGGGGCGGGGATTTGTCACGCATCTACGGCGAGATGAGTTTTTAG
- a CDS encoding S41 family peptidase yields the protein MVKSRFASAAVACSLILSGCGGGDSGGSTATTGSTTTTTTTTTSGCSLLERQNWAFSVLNEWYLFPETLPASLNPAPYATVTDYIDALTATARSQNRDRYFTYLTSIASENAFFSSGSSAGFGFRVANDATARRSFIMESFEGTAALAAGIDRGDEILAIGDTPTTLRNVTDIISAEGAAGVTSAFGPSTAGVTRTLKVSGAAGTRTLTIAKTDYTLTPVSSRYGAQVITDGGLRVGYLNLRTFISTADPALQAAFSNFRAQGITNFIIDFRYNGGGLVSTAELMGDLLGGNRNASDVFSLTTFRASKSSQNSTRRFAPGSQSVSPVKVAFIGTGATASASELVINSFIPYLGTNMALVGANTYGKPVGQIALDRSACDDRLRVVAFSTRNSANSDSYFTGLASTVPVTCKATDDYTKPLGDAAEGSTRAALDFLQGRTCTAISATDGKNVAARSLTPEPKLEMLTPAAPSPAQREVPGAF from the coding sequence GTGGTCAAGTCGCGTTTCGCCAGTGCAGCCGTCGCCTGCTCGCTGATCCTGTCGGGTTGCGGCGGTGGCGATAGCGGGGGCAGTACCGCGACGACGGGCTCCACCACGACCACGACGACAACCACGACCTCCGGCTGCTCGCTGCTCGAACGGCAGAACTGGGCGTTTTCGGTCCTCAACGAATGGTATCTCTTCCCTGAAACCCTGCCGGCCAGCCTCAACCCCGCCCCCTATGCCACCGTCACCGACTATATCGACGCATTGACCGCGACCGCGCGCAGCCAGAATCGCGACCGGTATTTCACCTATCTCACCTCGATCGCGTCGGAGAACGCGTTCTTCTCCTCGGGGTCGAGTGCCGGGTTCGGTTTCCGCGTCGCCAATGACGCGACCGCGCGCCGCAGTTTCATCATGGAATCTTTCGAAGGGACGGCGGCGCTCGCGGCGGGCATCGACCGCGGCGACGAAATCCTCGCTATCGGCGACACGCCGACGACCCTCCGCAACGTGACCGATATCATTTCAGCGGAGGGCGCAGCGGGCGTCACCAGTGCTTTCGGGCCGAGCACGGCCGGGGTCACCCGCACGCTGAAAGTTAGCGGTGCGGCGGGCACGCGGACGCTTACCATCGCCAAGACCGACTACACCCTGACTCCGGTGTCGTCGCGTTACGGCGCGCAAGTCATCACCGACGGGGGACTGCGCGTCGGTTATCTCAACCTGCGGACGTTCATTTCGACTGCCGATCCGGCGTTGCAGGCCGCGTTCAGCAATTTCCGCGCGCAGGGCATCACCAATTTCATCATCGATTTCCGCTACAATGGCGGCGGGCTGGTCTCGACGGCGGAACTGATGGGCGATCTGCTCGGCGGCAACCGGAACGCGTCGGACGTCTTTTCGCTGACGACCTTCCGCGCGTCCAAATCATCGCAGAATTCGACCCGCCGCTTCGCCCCGGGCAGCCAGTCCGTATCTCCGGTCAAGGTCGCCTTCATCGGCACGGGCGCGACCGCCTCCGCCAGCGAACTCGTCATCAATTCGTTCATTCCGTATCTCGGCACCAACATGGCGCTGGTCGGGGCCAACACCTACGGAAAGCCCGTCGGCCAGATCGCACTCGACCGCAGTGCCTGCGACGACCGTTTGCGGGTGGTGGCGTTTTCGACGCGCAATTCGGCCAATTCGGACAGCTATTTCACCGGGCTGGCGAGCACCGTGCCAGTGACGTGCAAGGCGACCGACGATTACACCAAGCCGCTCGGCGATGCGGCGGAGGGATCGACCCGCGCGGCGCTCGATTTCCTGCAAGGGCGGACGTGCACGGCGATTTCGGCGACGGATGGCAAGAACGTGGCGGCGCGCAGCCTGACGCCCGAGCCGAAGCTGGAAATGCTGACCCCCGCTGCGCCCAGTCCCGCCCAGCGCGAAGTGCCGGGAGCGTTTTGA
- the crtY gene encoding lycopene beta-cyclase CrtY, producing MTRTLTCDLAITGGGLAGGLLAYALSVKRPDLNVRLIEPETRFGGNHVWSFFSADIAPEDRWIVEPFIDHEWDGYDVRFPKHRRRFDTGYASIRSENFDTKLRTLLPADWPVKAGAVDLSPTRVSLDTQVTVAATGVIDARGAADGRFLDVGWQKFLGQELQLSAPHGLTAPIIMDASVPQLDGYRFVYVLPFGLDRLFIEDTYYSDGAAIDRDELAQRIADYAKAQGWDVTAVLSEENGALPVTLGGDFEGYWASGGDAAKIGMRAGMFQAATGYSLPLAVRTAAKIVSMQDLSGEVLARELHAFAAAEWQIGKFYRLLNRMAFRAAEPAERFLIYQRFYTLRPKLIERFYAGKSTLFDKARILAGKPPVPIGRALKVLQET from the coding sequence ATGACCCGCACCCTCACCTGCGATCTCGCCATCACGGGCGGCGGCCTCGCGGGCGGGCTCCTCGCCTACGCACTCTCGGTCAAACGCCCCGACCTGAACGTCCGCCTGATCGAGCCCGAAACGCGGTTCGGCGGCAATCACGTCTGGTCGTTTTTTTCCGCCGATATCGCGCCCGAGGATCGCTGGATCGTCGAACCGTTTATCGATCACGAATGGGACGGATACGACGTCCGTTTCCCCAAACACCGGCGGCGCTTCGATACCGGCTATGCCTCGATCCGGTCGGAAAACTTCGACACGAAGCTGCGCACGCTGCTCCCTGCCGACTGGCCGGTGAAGGCGGGCGCGGTCGATCTGTCGCCGACGCGGGTGTCGCTCGATACGCAGGTTACCGTCGCGGCAACCGGCGTCATCGACGCGCGCGGGGCCGCCGACGGACGGTTCCTCGATGTCGGCTGGCAGAAGTTTTTGGGGCAGGAGCTGCAATTGTCCGCCCCGCACGGCCTGACCGCGCCGATCATCATGGACGCGAGCGTGCCCCAACTGGATGGCTATCGCTTCGTCTATGTCCTGCCCTTCGGCCTCGACCGCCTGTTTATCGAGGACACTTATTACAGCGATGGCGCCGCCATCGACCGCGACGAACTCGCACAGCGCATCGCCGATTACGCCAAGGCGCAGGGCTGGGATGTGACCGCCGTGCTCAGCGAAGAGAATGGCGCGCTACCGGTGACTCTCGGCGGCGATTTCGAGGGATATTGGGCTTCGGGTGGCGATGCTGCCAAAATCGGCATGCGCGCGGGCATGTTTCAGGCGGCGACCGGCTACTCCTTGCCGCTCGCGGTTCGCACTGCTGCAAAAATAGTTTCGATGCAGGACTTGTCGGGCGAGGTCCTAGCGCGCGAGCTGCACGCCTTTGCCGCTGCCGAGTGGCAGATCGGTAAATTCTACCGCCTTCTCAATCGGATGGCGTTCCGCGCCGCCGAGCCCGCCGAACGGTTTTTGATCTATCAGCGCTTCTACACGCTGCGTCCAAAGCTCATCGAACGCTTTTATGCGGGCAAATCGACCCTATTTGACAAGGCACGCATCTTGGCGGGGAAGCCGCCAGTCCCTATCGGACGTGCGTTGAAGGTTCTTCAGGAGACTTGA
- the ubiA gene encoding 4-hydroxybenzoate octaprenyltransferase yields MTETATATPDSEHRGFVAWLPAALRPFALLARFDRPIGWQLLYWPCAWAVLLAGGLTSDWPLLLWFALGSMAMRGSGCVYNDIVDRDLDASVARTRSRPLPSGAVTLRAAWVWLVLLSLIGLIVLIQLTPFAAAVAVASLALVAAYPFMKRITWWPQAWLGIVFSWGVLVGWTAVTGRADPAMWLLYAGSMAWVIGYDTIYALQDVEDDALIGVRSSARALGGRVREGVALFYALALALWSGAFWLIRPDPLALVALAPAAVHLLWQVVTLDPADGAGALTRFRSNRFTGLLVALACLVVGL; encoded by the coding sequence ATGACCGAGACAGCCACCGCCACGCCCGACAGCGAGCATCGAGGATTTGTCGCGTGGTTGCCCGCCGCATTGCGTCCGTTTGCCCTGCTCGCCCGCTTCGACCGGCCGATCGGGTGGCAGTTGCTCTATTGGCCCTGCGCCTGGGCCGTGCTGCTCGCGGGGGGCCTGACGAGCGACTGGCCGTTGCTGCTGTGGTTCGCACTGGGCTCGATGGCGATGCGCGGGAGCGGTTGCGTCTATAACGATATCGTCGACCGCGATCTCGACGCATCGGTGGCGCGGACGCGCAGCCGTCCGCTGCCGAGCGGCGCGGTTACATTGCGCGCGGCGTGGGTGTGGCTCGTGCTGCTGAGCCTGATCGGCCTCATCGTCCTCATCCAGCTTACGCCCTTTGCGGCGGCCGTCGCGGTGGCCAGTCTCGCGCTGGTTGCCGCTTACCCCTTCATGAAACGCATAACCTGGTGGCCGCAGGCGTGGCTGGGCATTGTGTTCAGCTGGGGTGTGCTGGTCGGCTGGACCGCCGTGACGGGCCGCGCCGATCCGGCGATGTGGCTGCTTTACGCGGGCAGCATGGCGTGGGTGATCGGCTATGACACCATCTACGCGCTGCAGGATGTCGAGGACGACGCGCTGATCGGCGTACGGTCCTCGGCACGGGCGTTGGGCGGCCGGGTGCGCGAGGGCGTGGCGCTGTTCTACGCGCTCGCGCTGGCGCTGTGGAGCGGCGCATTCTGGCTGATCCGGCCCGATCCGCTGGCGCTGGTCGCGCTTGCTCCCGCAGCGGTACATCTGCTTTGGCAAGTCGTGACGCTCGACCCCGCCGACGGCGCGGGCGCGCTCACCCGCTTCCGGTCGAACCGCTTCACTGGATTGCTGGTCGCACTAGCCTGCCTTGTCGTCGGGCTTTGA
- a CDS encoding TldD/PmbA family protein, with protein MLTPEQALDHATDIVARATRAGADAADSVVVSSGSTEVSVRLGKVEDIQRSESGDLGLRVFVGSRSASASTSDLSPAAIAALVERTVAMARLAPEDPFAALAPAERLATGPFDDFDGNDGIEIEPDALKLRALEAEDAARAVEGVTNSEGGGASHGTGITAIATSTGFGGARGGSSHSVSASVLVGEGARMQRDYYSHSTRHLDDLDAASAIGAEAGRRAVARLDPVRLKSGAMTVVFAPRVANSLLGHFAGAITGAAIARKTSFLIDRLGEAVFAPGISIVDDPWRARGMRSRAFDGEGLATKPAALIDNGVLTGWIADVAAARQLGIAPTGHAWRGVSGAPGAGTSNLHMAAGNVSPTALIADIADGFYVTELIGMGVNGLTGDYSRGASGFRIVDGEIAGPVAEVTIAGNLKDMFATLIPADDLVFRYTTNAPTIRIDGMTLAGE; from the coding sequence ATGCTGACCCCCGAACAAGCGCTCGACCACGCTACCGATATCGTTGCCCGCGCGACCCGCGCCGGCGCGGACGCCGCCGACAGCGTTGTCGTGTCGAGCGGCTCGACCGAAGTGTCGGTGCGGCTGGGCAAGGTCGAGGATATCCAGCGCTCCGAATCGGGCGATCTCGGCCTGCGGGTGTTCGTGGGTTCGCGTTCCGCCAGTGCGTCGACCAGCGATCTGTCGCCCGCCGCCATTGCCGCGCTGGTCGAGCGCACCGTGGCGATGGCGCGGCTTGCACCTGAAGACCCGTTTGCAGCGCTCGCCCCGGCGGAGCGGCTTGCGACCGGCCCGTTCGACGATTTCGACGGCAACGACGGAATCGAGATCGAACCCGATGCGCTGAAACTGCGCGCGCTGGAGGCAGAGGACGCCGCCCGCGCCGTCGAGGGTGTCACCAACAGCGAAGGCGGCGGCGCGAGCCACGGCACCGGCATCACCGCAATTGCGACCTCGACCGGCTTCGGCGGCGCGCGCGGCGGCAGCAGCCATAGCGTGTCGGCAAGCGTGCTCGTCGGCGAAGGCGCGCGGATGCAGCGCGACTACTACAGCCATTCGACGCGGCATCTGGACGACCTCGACGCCGCCAGCGCCATCGGTGCGGAAGCCGGACGGCGCGCGGTGGCGCGGCTCGATCCCGTCCGGCTGAAGAGCGGGGCAATGACGGTCGTTTTTGCGCCGCGGGTTGCCAATTCGCTGCTCGGCCATTTTGCGGGCGCGATCACCGGCGCGGCGATTGCGCGCAAGACGAGCTTCCTGATCGACCGGTTGGGCGAGGCGGTGTTCGCCCCGGGCATCTCGATCGTCGACGACCCGTGGCGCGCACGCGGGATGCGGAGCCGCGCGTTCGACGGCGAGGGGCTTGCAACAAAGCCGGCCGCGCTGATCGACAATGGCGTGCTGACCGGGTGGATCGCCGATGTCGCAGCTGCGCGCCAGCTGGGGATCGCGCCGACCGGCCACGCCTGGCGCGGCGTCTCAGGCGCACCGGGCGCGGGCACCAGCAATTTGCACATGGCAGCGGGCAACGTCTCGCCCACTGCGCTGATCGCCGACATTGCCGACGGCTTTTATGTCACCGAGCTGATCGGCATGGGCGTCAACGGGCTGACCGGCGATTACAGCCGGGGGGCGTCGGGTTTTCGTATCGTTGACGGCGAAATTGCAGGACCGGTTGCGGAAGTCACGATTGCGGGCAATCTGAAGGACATGTTCGCCACCCTGATTCCCGCCGACGATCTGGTGTTCCGCTATACGACCAACGCGCCCACGATTCGCATCGACGGGATGACGCTCGCCGGTGAGTAA